The region GCATGCCTTGGCGGTGACGGTTCATGTGTCCCCCGAGAGCCTGAGACTTGCAGAACTTGAGGGAACAAAACCTACACTCATAGACCTTCCCACACTCCTCTTTatcttttccttccttcccGCCGCTTTTCTTTTTCCTGCTGCTGCAACCTGCAATGCATCCACAACCATCCAATTAAACCAACTTTTCCTTAAACTCCATTTCCCCTTTAGTCAAACCATTTATTAACTAATCAATTTAATACTTTTCTTAAACTACCCTTTTTATGCTCTTTCCGTTTTATGTCATTTTCCATTGTGATGCATGTTTACCTTTCAAGTTCAAAGAGAAGCAATTAGACAAGAGTAGGAGAAATTAAGGagtgaaagaaataaaataatgaataaGGAAGCATGAGCAAaaccaaaaatatatattaaactgaaaaaaaaacatgtgatGAGCACTGTTTCATGGTTAAATATTATTCCACACACCATGATCCAATTTTGTTTCCTTTGAAAAGGGAAATTCTTCCATGGTAAGTGATTGTGAAATAGTAGAACCATTTGAATGTTTGCTTTGATATTTTGGTATATTGACATGGCATGATGATCATATTAATGAAAAAGGGTTGAGTATTACCGGGTGAGGAGCTATCTTCTAGGACTTGTTTGCCATCTCTAGAATACTCATCAGGCAAATTGTTAAGATCTAAAGGGTTTCCTTCTGGTCTCCTGTAAAGGAGCAACAAAGtcataagagagagaaagaaagagttAAAAGAGGAGATAATCAATCAGGAGAAGATGTGAATGTGAAGGTGTAGTAGTAGTAGTGGGGAAAGACCTACATGTTACCGGCAGAGAGagacagaaagaaagaaaaaaatgaaaagagggAAGCACTCTTTGTTTCAGATGGGAAGATAAAACTTGAGCTTTTTACAAAATTTGTGAGACTTTCAGTTTGAGACTGCAATGTAGAGGCTAGTTGTGTTGAGTGATGGTGGAAGATAAGGAGCTTTGAAAGTTCTCTATCAGTTCCTCTGCCACACCTCTagattccttttcttttttttttcctctcacacacacacaaagtTGAATGAACAATTGGACAGTAGGTCTCGTGACTttaaaaagagagtttggtgtGGGTGTGAGGTCTTGCTTAATCAGGTTGGTTAATTGCTAACTAGCTTAGTTACAATTTTGTTGAGACTTTTTTTACAAGTGTATTTTCTAATGAGACAATCTTATTCGGACCGGATagaatatacatatataaacgaAAAAGTCCTCTAAATATTTAACACATCTGCATACATTCACAAGGACTCAAACTTCAAACTTCTGCTTAAGTTAAAACAACCCTCTGTAATTGATTTTAGGCGATTGGTGGTAGTTTTGTTGAAATTTCAGAGAGGAAGAAATTGCCTTTATAATAATTATTCAAATAACATTTATCTcttccaaaaaaataaattcaaatgaaCATAATCTGTGAAGAAGATCTTTACCAACGAAGGGTGGAAATCGAATGTGCAGTACTAGATGTGTTTGAGTATTAAAGTTTGCCCTAAGAATGAAAGTTTGCATTTATACCAGAAAGAAACCAAGACAAGGCATACAGTACAACGTAAACATTTTGCGTGATTATTGTACTTAAAGACGAGAAGGGGGGGAAGGGAGGGGGGCATGTTTGAGGACTGTTCATGTATGGTCCACAATAGTTCAATGCCTCCTTCTGGGTGTAAAATTCTACCCAGGGGACTTACACTTGCTTCAACGAATGGTTGCTATCATTAGGGTTCTTGCAATCTAAGTTGAGATAGACTCAACCCCACACATGTTGTTTTATTCTTTGAAACTTGTTACATCTCCAAGATTACATATACATAGTCCTTTTCATTTGATGTGTTACTAGAGAAATGCATTTGGATCTTCTTAGTGTATCACATTCATCATTTTATTCTCTGtttgctttacatatataccaAGATGCTTGTATTTGTTTTGGAGGAACAACCTCTAATTAGTGAGCATTGGTTTATATGATGGTTAATGTTATCAAATATGCACAAGTGACGAATAAGTCCGACATATCTGGTAGATAGCTGAGATTCTTAAACATTTAGTTGATGGTTCAATCCCTTTATAATGTgcatgaaaaaaattatttgggaGAAACTTACCCACATATTATTCGGTGAATGAGATTCTAAAGTCCTCCTTGTCTCCCGTGGTGACGTGTGGCCTGACTCATCTCAGTTAGCGTGGCGTAGCACATAGTCATGATGGGGGTGTACCTGTAGAATTTACTCCGACACAATAGTTAGTGACAGAGCTAGAAGAAAATCTCAAAGTCTTacaaaaactcaaaatttaGTAAAATGAGTCAAATATTAAGTAAACGAATGATCGCACATATGTTTATAGACTCTAGATCTGCGATCATTGTCTCTGCAACTGCAAGTTTATAGGAAACTCATATGTTGAGTCTTCTGAGCGCGAGGTTGGTTCTAGGATGTGTTGCTTGTTCGTTACTAATTGGGTTATCGTGAGACATCAATTTTGGCTATGACGAGTTATTCCTCAACTAAGTCATCAAGTTTAACTATTATCATGACACACATTTAGTTGTGAGCCCTTTTGGGTAAGCTAAGATGCTATTTTCCCTTTTGGATCGGCTATAACACCATTTAATATGATATCAAAACCTCGATGAAATTATTCTCATAAAAATCAGCAGTGAGGTACCTAGGTGCACAAAGAAAACGCAGAGAGAGGAGGGGACAACTGCAAGAGCCTTAAAGATTTTATTAACCAGATACTTACTTGGTAACTAACTCCAAGAAACCAAGCCCTGTATACACCTCTTGATTTGGAGCAACATATATTTGTAAATGGCAAAAACAAACAATAGCTATTAAACTTGTTATCTTGTCCAGAAGCTGAGTGGTTCTCGATCCCAGCCTCGATCACCTGAAATGGAtataaaggaaaaagaagacaCTACCTAATAAAAGAGCTAGGCATTAAAATCAGGTGATTGATGGACCACTCTACTATGCAGCTGGCCTTGACTAGCTAGCTGGTTGGCAAGGCCGGTCCCGatattttggaggccctggacaaataataaaaatggacccccaataatttttaaaaaaaaaacattatctatttaaattataaataacatcaacaacttcaaaaatatgtgactaacataaacaaaatttcatattctagtcaatataatccaaaaaaaaatttaactacTTAAAAAAAGCCTCTCTCCTAGCATTTTTTGAAGCAAAACTTTCAATCAATTTTCATATTGTATATTCTCCAACATATTATTCTCAATTGCTATCAATGCTAACCCATTAAGTATTTTCAGAGTTAATTGGTTCACCAATTAATATCCACTTATCTAGTAAATTAGGTAGAAGAACCCAAGGAAACCTTTCACATTTCAATGCTAATTAAGCTCTTAAAAAACCGCTATATAGAATTAATGTCCGGAATTATTAACTAGCAATGTGTTGGTTCGCTTGGCAACGCATCTACTGGCCATGCAGCTCTCGAACCTGTACCACACAGGTTCCAGAGCATAGTGCTTTTCCATTGAACTAGCTCACTATATTAGAATATTTTCGaacattaataatttatatattttagaaatatatctcacaaatttttttttggggccccttctttttggaggccctgggctgtgggcctgcttgcacaggcccaaggCCGGCCCTGCTGGTTGGTACTATATATGATGAAGGTTTTGAGACATATTTAatgttattatttttcaaatctgaACCAAAGTAATCTGAAATTTTCTTGCAagtttgtgtgtgtgtatatatgatTACTTTTGAGGTGGTCCATGCATCACGATTTTAAGAAGTAAATCCAATAAACATTTGTTCCATGTTCAGAAGTCTAATTAGCAAGGCAGCTTACAACATGTAGATCGAGGAGACTGTCTTCATCATATTGGCTTCTTTCTTTCGGCAgtcaaaatttaaattgaaatgtTGCTACCATTACTTTTTTTCAGTGTTAATCGAATATTTTCTAAAACTAATAATAGTTATGAGACTAATCCTCACTTCACTATCATCACACAGAGTAACAATAGTTAGTGTAAATGGGAAATTATAGCTGCCTGTTTATTAGGACAATGGATGAAATGAAAACatacaaattgaaaaaaaatgaaaattacaaAGTTATTTATACATGCCAATGCAATGTGAAACATTGTTGTTAAAATTGGATTGGTCGAttttattgattgagctgaGAATCGGTCAAGTGATCGTTAcaatttaaaataaatcaatagATTTTAAAATTGGTAAATATTGGAGAAAACTAGATAAACTCAGTACTATTAAAGCAGTTTGAACTTGACATATGTCTCCACCATTCGAGAAACTGCAGTTATCATCCGAGTAACTTTCTCATTGTTTGAGCTTGTGTTATCTCTCTTTCGGGGGTTTAACTTGCAAACCACATTTGGTACTTACAATCCACTTTAATTGTGGATCACGTCACAGCCTATTTTTATTCCAAATTTTGACTTTctaaaataacttttttaatcaaataaattatttttttttgtcaatcaaTTAATTGCTTCAAAGTGTCAAATGCTGGAAAAAGAATGAAAAGCCCAAGATATTCCGGCCTTTCTTTTTATTGTCAACAAAATCTTTCCGGCCTTAGTAATTCAAAAGATGGGTCAACGGTTTATTAACAGATCCAGACCGAATTGTAAATATGACAGAGATAAAAAAGCCCGCAGTAATAAATTTACAAAACTGTTTTTTTATATGTTACaactctttctttttttttttttttgataatatggAGGCCAAAGGCCCAGACAAAACAACTAAACAGCTCTAGGAATAACAGTCCCAATCAGATCTGCTCTAATAAGAGGGAGCAGACCCGAGGGAGCTTGAtcactagtaaaattaaaatccATACTATGACCAATATGAGCTAGAAAATCAGCACAGAGCTTAGCTTCTCTAAAGATATGGTGAAAGGAAATATTCCAATCTGGGGAGAACAAGGTAGCAATATCTTGAATGATATCTGCAAAGGGATGCTGAACAGGACAATGCACAGTCAGGAGCTCAAAAGCGGCTTTGGAGTCTAATTCTACTTGCAAGTTCTTTGGTTTCTGACTCTCCAATGAGCGCAGGCCCCATAGGACTCCCCATAACTCTGCACCAAGAGGGTTACAGAACTCCAGGCTGCGAGCAAAGCCTCTGATGATTCTACCCCGCGAGTCTCTAACCAGACCTCCACAAGAAGCTTTCTTACTGTGCAGAAGACTAGACCCGTCGACATTCAACTTCCAGGTTCCTTCCTGCGGACGTTCCCAAGAGACAAGAACATATTTCCTGTGCAGGTCGTCAATTTTATTCGGAGACAGCAGGCTTTTGGTGACTTCTGCTGCAAAGAGGGTAgcatttataataatatttctgggtgaattaatattattattgaaGATTAGATCGCAACGGTCCTTCCATAAGTGCCAGGCAAGGATTCCAAATAACAGTGGCCACTTAACTCCATCCTTATGGCGCTCTTTTCTCTTCAAATTGTATTCAAGCCAATCCGTCAAGCCCAGGCTATAGAACTTGGCCCATTCTCTAGGAGCGATGAGGGGGTTCCAGACTTCTTGAATGCACCTGCAATCCCTTATCACATGGATAACTGTTTCCTCAGCTTCAAGACATCTTGGACAAATAGCATCAGCTGTCATATTCCTGCGAAATCTCTCATTATTAGTGAGAAGTCTATCATGAGATACTTGCCAAAGAAAGGTTTGCACCCTTGGGGGTCCTTTGTAATTCCAGACCAGATCAAAGGTCTTCGAGGAATAAATGTCGGGGTAGTTGAAAATCAGGGAGTAGACAGATTTGATACTAAAGGACCCATCTATCGAAGGTTTCCATAAAGGAAAGTCCTCCCCTTTCCTATCATCAGGAGGTTTAACTTTTGCTATCTCAGTACAAATGGAGTCAGGGAGCAAGTGCCTCAGAGTCTCCCATTTCCAAACACCATCCCTTGCATAGTGGGAAACTGGCAGATTTTTAACCCAACTATAGCTAGATTCAGGGATATACTCTACCAGATTGTCCACAGTAGGCAGCCATGAATCTGTCCAAAAAAGGGTCAAACGACCATTACCAAATTTCCAAGTTGCTCCTTGGTTAGCAAGGGGCTAGGCATTACAAATGCCTTTCCAGGAAGGGGAATCAATAGGTTTATGAGATGGAAAGGACCTGACAGCCGGGTTGAATTTGTATTTGGCCTTGAAGACCTTGACCCATAAACAATCTTCATCTCTTAGGATTTTCCAAGCTAGTTTAGTCATGTAGGCTCTGTTGATGGTGTGCAGATCCATGAATCCCAGACCTCCCTGCTGCTTGGGAGAACAAATAGTCTCCCAATTAATCAAGTGgcattttcttttctccacAGTAGTACCCCAGATAAAGTTTCTACAGAGCTTCTCAATCTCTTTGCAAATACCCAAGGGGATAGGGGTTGTTTGCATCACATAGGTGGGCAAACTGAAGAGACAAGATTGAGTAAGGGAGACTCTTCCTGCAAAGGAGAGGGTCTTCACCTTCCAGCTAGAGAGCTTTTTCTTGACTTTGTCTATTAAAAATTGGAAGTTGTCCTTTGTCATGCGAGAGTGAAGAAGGGGAACGCCTAAATACATTCCAAGATTATGGGTTTGATTAATACCAAGCTTTTCTGAGATCTGACCAGCCAAGTAGTCTTGCACATTTTTAGAGAAGAAAACTCTAGATTTTGCTAGACTCAATTTTTGACCAGAGGAGGCACAGAATCTGCTGAGGGTATCTTCAATAAGCTGAGCTTGATCCAAAGAGGCTTCAGctataagaatgacatcatCCGCAAACATCAAGTGGGAAATAGAAGGTCCATGCCTGCCAATTTGAAAAGGCTTCCATTCTCCATTATCACAAGCATCTTTAATAGCATGAGCAAGGCGCTCAATGTAGAGCACAAACAGATAGGGGGATAGAGGGTCCCCTTGTCGGAGGCCTCTTTGAGGTTTGAAAGGCTCAGAGTATTCCCCTCTCCAAGCAATTGACATTTCAGAACTAGAGATACAATTAAATACCAGGTCTATGAATTGCTCCTCAAAGCCAAAAAAACTCAGCGAATTCACCACAAAGGACCAATCAAGGCGGTCATATGCCTTTTCAAGGTCAAGCTTGATGGCCATAAAACCTTTTTTCCCTTTAAGCGATTTCAGGGAGTGGACAACTTCTTGGAAAATAAGGATGTTATCCATGGTACACCTTCCTTTCACAAAGCTAGCTTGAGAAGGGGAGATTAGCTTAGGCATCAAGTTCCTGATTCTATTAGCCAGAATTTTGGTCACAACCTTATATATTGTGTTGCACAATGAGATGGGACGAAATTGGCTGACTCTTTCCGGAGAAGGAACTTTAGGAATGAGAGCTACAACAGTTTGATTTACCTCTCTAATGTGGTCAGGTTGCCAAAGGACCTTGTTCACAAAGCTGATCAAGGAGGCATGAAGAATATCCCAATGTTTCTTAAAGAAAACCGCGTGATAGCCATCTGGCCCTGGGGACTTGAGATTCCCAATGCTGAAAAGGGCTTGTTTCACTTCTTCCAGAGGAACAGATTTGATCATAGCCACCCTATCAGTCTCACTCACTTTCGGAAACAGAGTAGACGTGGTGAAGGATCCTACTTGACCCTGGTCTGCAGAGTAGAGGGTTTTATAGAAGTCAACAAAAAGACCTTTAAGTTCTTGATTGTCATAAATCCACACACCTTCTTCATTCATTAGAGCCTCAACCCTGTTCCTTTGTTGCTTACAGATGGTGCTTTGGTGGAaaaatttagtatttttatCCCCCAAGCTGAGCCAATTTGCCTTGGCTTGTTGAGCCCAATACAGTTCCTCTCGCCTTAGGATATCCTCATAATCTGCCCAAAGTTTAGCTCTCCTTCTGACGAGGTAGGGGTTGAAGGCCTGAGTTAGCTTTCTTTGGATACCCTCAAGTCTGGCAAGGAGTCTTTTCTTGCTAAGGAAGATATTGCCAAACACTACCTTGTTCCAATCTTGCAGGGCCCTGGTACATCTTTCAATATTATTCTGCCAAGAAAAGGAGTCTCTCCAATGATTCTTGACCTGATTCTGTAAATCTGGATGGCACAACCAGGAAGCAAGGAATTTAAAGGGCTTAGGCCTACGCTCCTCTAAGTTCATCCTTACCCAAACAGCACAATGATCTGAAAAGGGTAAAGAGATGTTAGTTACTGAGGCATTAGGGAAATTGTACCTCCAATCAGAGTTGGCAACAACTCTGTCCAATCGTTCAAAAAGCTCTCCTCTATGCCAGGTGAAAGGAATGCCATTGGCCCCTAAGTCATCCAGAGCACAGTTGGATAAGCAGTTTTGGAATCTGTTGACCGCAGCTATGTTTATAGGTGCTCCACCCACTTTTTCAGTTTCAAACAACACTGAGTTAAAGTCCCCTGCAACACACCAGGGACCATTGGTATGATCCTTGAGTCTAATAAGGTCTTCCCAAAGGCTAAGTCTCAATCTCTCTTGAGGGTGGGCATAGACCACTGTGAAAAAACATCCCCCGCATTCAAATTAGGATTGATATGGAGGTGAATAAAGAATTTATCCACTGATATTACTTGGATAGACACTAGAGAGGGTTTCCAACAGCACCATATCCCACCAGAGTACCCATCAGCATCTGATTTCACAAAGCTATCAAAGCCTAGGTTAGAGATAACCTTATCAGCTTTAGCACCACTAATTCGAGAAAAGACAATCCATAAACACatgtgggggggggggaaggTACCTCCTAGTTAAATAGAAGGTTGGGGCTGATCCCCCATCATAACCACATCACCAGAAGAAGAGTTCTTCTCAATTCCTATCATGTCTGTGTCAGCATGCTCCAACATAGGGTCTTCCTTTACTGAGTTCATCACCCCTTTCTTCTTAAGAAGTGCTAGGATAAATCGCAGGTCCTCATTGGAAGGGGCATGGGGCTTATCCTGGGAGTCCACCCCTGCTTCCTTTGTAGCCTGAAAATCCTCCCAGAGGTTACGGCGGTATTGTCTTAGGACTGCTAGCATTGCTTCCTCCCCCTCTGAGATTTCTGGTGAGCTCTCTTTCTCTATCCTTGTGCCTAAGGGCATTCCAGTTTGCTCTTGTGGCTTCAGAGGCATTGAAGGCCTTGTCTCTTTCTTTTGGTTTCCTTTCCCTAAGTTTTTAGGGTGAGCTGCTGCATTTGCTGATTTCTTAGGCCCTTTGCCCTGTCCCTGGTTAACTTTAATATGACCCATTGATTGATTTTCTTGCCCTTTTCCTTTGGTGATGGTATGGGAAGCTTCCTTCGTACTCGTTTCTTCCTCTAGAACCTGAAATCTGGATCCCTCATTCTTGGGGTTGTTCTCATGGTTAATCTGTTTTAAAGGTTTCCTCTTGGAAGATTTCTTTGCCATCATCCATGGCCCAAACCCATTTGGACTATCACTATCTTTTCCATTTGGTGTTTCCTTGACAGGGGTAGCCATGTTCTGTTCCTCCTGCCTAACAGGAATGGAATCGTTCGGAGGAATTAAAGCATGTTGATTGGTTGGAACCACAGTGGCTGGGCAGAACTCCTTCCTATGGCCATACCTTCCACAGCTGAAACAAATGGAGTGTAAGCCTTCATATTCCAGTCGGTGCTCTTCCCCAAGGGCTGTATATGTCGGATTTAATTGTTGGCTAAGATCCAACTCCACACAAATTCGAGCAAATTTCCCCCTAGAGTGCACTGTGGTGTGAGTATCAATTTTGAGCATGGTGCCAAGCAGGGAACCTAATCTCCATAAGAATGTCTCAGTATAGAGCTCAACAGGAAGTTCAGGTAATCTGATCCAGACTGCAATCCTCTTCACCCCAGAGTCATTAGCTTTAAACATAGGACACCAACGTTGGACCATCAGGTAGTGGTCAGCAATCATCCAAGGGCCTTCAAAGAGAGCATGAAGGTAATATTTCTCTGAGGCAAACCTTACCAAGTAAAACTCAGCAGTGAGATCAATCACTTTTAGTTCACCGTCCCTAGCCCACATCCGCTGGATTCTTTGAGTCATCCACTTGAACCCTATTTTCTTACCCAGGAGTTTTACCACAAGGGAGAATTTCCAAGGCCGGCACCATTCCTCATACTCCTCAAGCGACACCGGTACCACCGGATTAGGGTTAAAAGGCTTTGAATCACCCTTTTCAAAGACATCCCTAACT is a window of Lotus japonicus ecotype B-129 chromosome 5, LjGifu_v1.2 DNA encoding:
- the LOC130720007 gene encoding uncharacterized protein LOC130720007; the protein is MSGAVRLATSLVGNHRTPTTEEEDLKTRSLKKVKTTVEEEQADAVMDQAFEDGTESPPPQSPTKPSYRDKVMAREFAGTDLTDREIVDLVREELIVGEVRDVFEKGDSKPFNPNPVVPVSLEEYEEWCRPWKFSLVVKLLGKKIGFKWMTQRIQRMWARDGELKVIDLTAEFYLVRFASEKYYLHALFEGPWMIADHYLMVQRWCPMFKANDSGVKRIAVWIRLPELPVELYTETFLWRLGSLLGTMLKIDTHTTVHSRGKFARICVELDLSQQLNPTYTALGEEHRLEYEGLHSICFSCGRYGHRKEFCPATVVPTNQHALIPPNDSIPVRQEEQNMATPVKETPNGKDSDSPNGFGPWMMAKKSSKRKPLKQINHENNPKNEGSRFQVLEEETSTKEASHTITKGKGQENQSMGHIKVNQGQGKGPKKSANAAAHPKNLGKGNQKKETRPSMPLKPQEQTGMPLGTRIEKESSPEISEGEEAMLAVLRQYRRNLWEDFQATKEAGVDSQDKPHAPSNEDLRFILALLKKKGVMNSVKEDPMLEHADTDMIGIEKNSSSGDVVMMGDQPQPSI